One genomic segment of Salinibacter grassmerensis includes these proteins:
- a CDS encoding DUF58 domain-containing protein: MAESNTARRYLDPVAVSQLETMELRARLIVEGFITGLHQSPYHGFSVEFAEHRPYNPGDELRHVDWKVYAKTDRYYIKQYEEETNLRNYVVLDTSASMRYAGDGELSKLDYGSYLAAGLHNLMLRQRDATGLIGFDESVHTFRPPKATQGYLRQLLVALEQFHQQEAAEQRTNAAAALEEVAERVKRRSLIIVITDLFENVAAHDDLLRALRHLRHRGHELIVFHVLEGQTERQFQFPDRPMLFRDVETGEEVSLRPAQLRDHYTEAVEHFTETFRRNCLEHDIDFAELDTNEAYDTALLAYLNKRSRLV; the protein is encoded by the coding sequence ATGGCCGAATCGAACACCGCGCGCCGCTACCTCGACCCCGTTGCCGTGTCGCAGCTCGAGACCATGGAGCTGCGGGCGCGACTGATCGTGGAGGGGTTCATCACGGGCCTTCACCAGAGCCCCTACCACGGCTTCTCAGTCGAGTTTGCCGAGCACCGCCCCTACAACCCGGGCGACGAGCTCCGGCACGTCGACTGGAAGGTCTACGCGAAGACCGACCGCTACTACATCAAGCAGTACGAGGAGGAGACCAACCTCCGCAACTACGTCGTCCTCGATACCTCCGCCTCCATGCGCTACGCGGGCGACGGCGAGCTCTCGAAGCTCGACTACGGGTCGTACCTCGCCGCGGGGCTGCATAACCTCATGCTCAGGCAGCGGGACGCCACGGGGCTCATTGGGTTTGACGAGTCCGTGCATACCTTTCGGCCCCCGAAGGCGACCCAGGGGTACCTTCGGCAGCTGCTCGTTGCCCTCGAGCAGTTTCACCAGCAGGAGGCCGCGGAGCAGCGCACGAACGCGGCCGCCGCGCTCGAAGAAGTGGCTGAGCGGGTCAAGCGCCGATCCCTCATCATTGTGATCACGGATCTCTTCGAAAACGTCGCGGCCCACGACGATCTGCTGCGGGCCCTCCGGCACCTCCGGCACCGGGGGCACGAACTCATCGTTTTCCACGTCCTGGAGGGCCAGACCGAGCGGCAATTTCAGTTTCCGGATCGGCCCATGCTGTTTCGAGACGTGGAGACCGGCGAAGAGGTGTCGCTCCGGCCCGCTCAACTCCGCGACCACTACACCGAGGCCGTGGAGCACTTCACCGAAACCTTCCGCCGCAACTGCCTGGAGCACGACATCGACTTCGCAGAACTCGACACGAACGAGGCCTACGACACGGCGCTCCTGGCGTACCTCAACAAGCGATCTCGTTTGGTGTAG